In the genome of Flaviflexus ciconiae, one region contains:
- a CDS encoding glycoside hydrolase family 13 protein: MANEWWRSAVIYQIYPRSFKSSSGPVGDLAGITSKLPYLKSLGVDAVWISPFYPSPQKDHGYDVSDYRDIDPLFGSLKDADEMIAKATELGIKVIVDLVPNHTSDQHPWFQEAISSPDSPYRDLYWFRDGKGENGEIPPTDWTSVFGGPAWTRVADGQWYLHLFDSSQPDLDWDNQVVRTEFEAILRFWLERGVAGFRVDVAHGLIKDRSLPDWQFHWDMVSGRDQTDIPPAPMWDRDEVHEIYRDWRKIVDSYGGMLCAEAWVTDDARRSLYVREDEFHQCFNFSFLASPWEPDAMREVIDLSYEVNGGVGAPTTWVLSNHDVVRVASRMGLEKTGKGPNGIYATDPQPDFELGSKRARAAQLLMLALPGSAYIYNGEELGLPEHTSLPDEARQDPTFRRTKGEEAGRDGCRIPLPWDSTKPGAGFSPTGDTWLPQPDGWERFAVDVQESDPNSTLAFFRKALALRSELELGTSTIEDHSEGSVLDYRVGDVRVLTCFNDEAPVPSGWRVLLSSSPISNTIGADTTVWLTQES, from the coding sequence GTGGCTAACGAGTGGTGGCGCTCCGCCGTAATCTATCAGATCTATCCAAGATCCTTTAAGTCTTCCTCCGGCCCGGTCGGGGACCTAGCCGGGATCACCTCGAAGCTCCCCTACCTCAAGTCGCTGGGGGTGGATGCCGTGTGGATCTCCCCGTTCTATCCCTCTCCTCAAAAGGACCACGGCTACGACGTCTCTGACTACCGGGATATTGATCCACTGTTCGGTTCGCTCAAGGACGCCGATGAGATGATCGCGAAGGCCACGGAGCTGGGCATCAAGGTCATCGTTGACCTGGTTCCGAACCACACATCCGATCAGCATCCCTGGTTCCAGGAGGCGATCTCCTCCCCCGATTCCCCCTACCGCGACCTGTACTGGTTCCGGGATGGCAAGGGTGAGAACGGCGAAATTCCTCCGACGGATTGGACGAGTGTCTTTGGCGGCCCCGCATGGACGAGGGTGGCAGATGGGCAGTGGTATCTGCACCTCTTTGATTCCTCCCAACCTGACCTGGATTGGGACAATCAGGTGGTTCGCACGGAGTTTGAAGCAATCTTGCGGTTCTGGCTGGAGCGCGGCGTGGCAGGCTTCCGCGTCGACGTGGCTCACGGCCTCATCAAGGACCGGAGCCTTCCGGACTGGCAGTTCCACTGGGACATGGTGTCCGGCCGGGACCAAACCGATATTCCGCCCGCTCCCATGTGGGATCGGGACGAGGTCCACGAGATCTATCGAGATTGGCGCAAGATCGTCGACTCCTATGGCGGCATGCTGTGTGCCGAGGCGTGGGTGACTGACGATGCTCGCAGATCTCTCTATGTCCGCGAGGACGAGTTCCATCAGTGCTTCAACTTTTCATTCCTTGCTAGCCCGTGGGAACCAGATGCAATGAGAGAGGTAATCGACCTGTCCTACGAGGTGAACGGCGGGGTCGGCGCACCCACCACCTGGGTGCTATCAAACCACGACGTGGTTCGCGTAGCTTCACGGATGGGATTGGAGAAGACCGGCAAGGGCCCCAACGGCATCTACGCCACCGATCCCCAACCCGATTTCGAGCTCGGTTCCAAGCGCGCCCGGGCAGCTCAGCTATTGATGCTGGCTCTGCCAGGCTCCGCCTACATCTACAACGGTGAGGAGCTCGGGCTCCCCGAGCACACGTCCCTGCCCGATGAGGCGAGGCAGGACCCCACGTTCCGTCGCACGAAGGGCGAGGAAGCAGGTCGTGACGGTTGCCGCATTCCCCTTCCCTGGGACTCAACAAAGCCCGGGGCGGGCTTCTCCCCCACCGGTGACACTTGGCTGCCTCAGCCGGACGGTTGGGAGCGGTTTGCGGTTGATGTGCAGGAGAGCGACCCCAACTCCACGCTTGCCTTCTTCAGGAAGGCACTGGCCCTGCGTTCAGAGCTGGAACTCGGCACCTCCACGATCGAGGATCACTCCGAGGGTTCCGTTCTCGACTATCGGGTCGGTGATGTTCGGGTTCTGACCTGCTTTAACGACGAAGCACCCGTCCCTAGCGGGTGGCGGGTGCTTCTGTCATCATCGCCCATATCAAACACGATCGGTGCCGACACGACGGTCTGGCTCACGCAAGAGAGCTAG
- a CDS encoding Z1 domain-containing protein — protein sequence MNEHRELLIAQIEEVRNDKSKTFLDACDIVQNRMALFFPEAKTIIESIREEYLAKAGKARTVYEHTTATSGANRVYWYMPPARLSGVWEQLKARMSDSGLAEAVDSIDESSDQVMVELAEPFLLGDKRRGLAVGNVQSGKTANYAAVISKAVDEGYKFIIVLSGLYKNLRRQTQGRLERDLGITQTSHDWHRLTALDGDIGTADLKNVGSAFNNKRVIAVVKKNSKRLEYLTKFLKAAGPKILEKTPILIIDDESDQATPDSSNEKSDSPTPINQHMRNIWDLVENGTYVGYTATPFANVFMDPEEEDGLYPADFMIPLPTSESYFGAEELFGLKNADTNAPDVIREIPKGELEFLMPRNNRENQTFAPQVTESLEKAIRWFIVGVAIRRLRGQMNQHSTMLLHTTHRTEAHFRLRDAVKLFLAKLEKEALDGDVSSFYDTFVSEVNKAAELYTGDDLAPTWPKVQEQIGAVLRTLTVAVDNGYADEFERLSYTGDRAKTLIVIGGSTLSRGLTLEGLFVSFFTRTSNTYDTLLQMGRWFGYRSEYEDLQRIWVSDGLDSDYRFLAQVEADLRIEISRLTASGQTPRQIGVRIKQHPGRLQITAKNKQKHAKKVAVDFEGFRLQTTALDVSSLEKLDRNQSAAEELLAGILAYKNASDAVSRHQPILFEGVPFAYIDKFLAEFKVHDKHNKLVLEAMEWTKEKLPETPWNVVIASGNGSDTFEFEGFEVRKPIRSVQKIKNEDEGLSLEVGAMMSGGDLILDLEILGRAGPKRESPLSNAQQFDLRATTAGGDGYGLLVLYPLSGNSLLPDREISLNKKILEEHSVSDGRQIPQVFGLGLVAPFDVDNVVKNKGVYFAVKPAYVDEVDEEYEVDIPNDDERDYEGDTV from the coding sequence ATGAACGAGCATCGGGAGCTTCTAATTGCTCAGATAGAGGAAGTGCGGAACGATAAGTCAAAGACTTTCCTGGATGCTTGCGATATCGTGCAAAATCGGATGGCCCTGTTTTTTCCTGAAGCGAAAACGATTATCGAGAGTATTCGTGAAGAATACCTGGCTAAGGCTGGTAAGGCGAGGACTGTTTACGAGCATACAACTGCAACTTCTGGCGCTAATCGAGTCTATTGGTATATGCCGCCTGCTCGTCTCTCAGGCGTCTGGGAGCAGCTGAAGGCTCGAATGAGTGACAGCGGACTTGCAGAAGCTGTCGATTCGATAGACGAGTCGTCGGATCAGGTCATGGTCGAGCTGGCGGAGCCTTTTCTGCTTGGTGATAAGCGACGCGGGCTTGCTGTCGGTAATGTTCAGTCCGGTAAAACAGCTAACTATGCCGCAGTTATTAGCAAGGCTGTTGACGAAGGGTACAAGTTCATAATTGTTCTTTCAGGCCTGTATAAGAACTTGCGCCGCCAAACGCAGGGACGTCTTGAGCGTGACCTCGGGATCACTCAAACCAGCCATGATTGGCATCGACTTACAGCCCTAGACGGCGACATTGGAACGGCGGATCTTAAGAATGTCGGGAGTGCTTTTAACAATAAACGGGTGATAGCTGTTGTTAAGAAGAACTCAAAGAGACTTGAGTACCTCACGAAGTTCTTAAAAGCTGCGGGTCCAAAGATTCTTGAAAAGACCCCCATTCTGATTATTGATGATGAGTCCGACCAAGCCACACCTGATTCTTCGAATGAAAAGTCTGACTCTCCAACTCCGATCAATCAGCATATGCGCAATATCTGGGACTTGGTCGAGAATGGGACGTATGTAGGTTATACCGCAACACCCTTCGCTAACGTATTTATGGACCCTGAGGAGGAGGACGGTCTATATCCTGCCGATTTTATGATCCCGCTTCCGACTTCGGAATCATACTTCGGCGCCGAAGAATTGTTTGGGCTGAAGAATGCGGATACAAACGCGCCGGACGTCATTCGAGAAATACCGAAGGGTGAGCTTGAGTTCCTGATGCCCCGCAACAACCGGGAGAATCAGACCTTCGCGCCCCAGGTTACTGAGTCGCTTGAGAAAGCTATCCGATGGTTCATTGTGGGAGTTGCAATCCGTCGGCTTCGAGGGCAAATGAACCAGCACTCGACGATGTTGCTACATACAACACATCGAACTGAAGCCCATTTCCGCCTCAGAGACGCTGTAAAGCTATTTCTGGCGAAGCTTGAAAAGGAGGCGTTGGACGGGGACGTCAGTAGCTTTTATGACACCTTCGTTTCCGAAGTAAATAAAGCTGCTGAACTCTACACAGGTGATGATCTTGCTCCAACCTGGCCGAAAGTACAAGAGCAGATCGGAGCAGTTCTACGTACGCTAACGGTTGCAGTCGACAACGGATATGCCGACGAGTTTGAGAGATTGTCATACACAGGGGATAGAGCCAAGACTCTGATTGTTATTGGCGGCAGCACACTGTCACGTGGCTTAACACTGGAAGGACTGTTCGTTTCGTTTTTCACCCGGACTTCGAATACCTACGACACACTTCTGCAGATGGGACGATGGTTCGGGTATCGGTCAGAGTATGAAGATTTACAGCGTATCTGGGTTAGTGACGGCTTAGATAGTGATTATCGTTTTCTCGCGCAAGTCGAGGCTGATCTCCGGATTGAGATTAGCCGACTTACAGCCTCAGGACAGACCCCGCGGCAGATCGGTGTCCGAATAAAGCAACATCCGGGTCGGCTACAAATCACGGCGAAGAACAAGCAGAAACACGCAAAAAAGGTTGCTGTTGACTTTGAAGGATTCCGACTTCAGACAACTGCACTTGACGTTAGCTCTTTGGAAAAGTTGGATAGAAATCAGTCTGCGGCAGAAGAACTCCTTGCCGGAATTCTCGCGTACAAGAATGCGAGCGACGCGGTGAGTCGTCATCAGCCAATTCTTTTTGAGGGCGTCCCGTTCGCATACATCGATAAGTTCCTGGCGGAGTTCAAGGTTCACGACAAGCACAATAAGTTGGTTCTAGAAGCGATGGAATGGACCAAGGAAAAGCTACCAGAAACCCCTTGGAACGTGGTTATTGCGTCAGGTAACGGATCAGACACTTTCGAGTTCGAAGGCTTTGAAGTCAGGAAACCGATCCGATCAGTGCAAAAGATCAAGAATGAGGATGAGGGGCTCTCGTTAGAAGTGGGAGCTATGATGAGCGGTGGTGACCTGATACTCGACCTTGAGATTCTTGGACGTGCGGGGCCAAAGAGGGAATCGCCATTAAGCAATGCCCAACAGTTTGATTTGCGGGCTACGACGGCAGGTGGCGACGGATATGGATTGTTAGTTCTGTATCCATTGAGTGGAAACTCGCTATTGCCGGACCGCGAGATATCCCTGAATAAGAAAATCCTCGAGGAACATTCTGTTTCAGACGGGCGGCAGATTCCTCAAGTGTTTGGACTGGGATTAGTTGCGCCGTTCGATGTCGACAACGTTGTCAAGAATAAGGGTGTGTACTTTGCCGTTAAACCCGCCTACGTCGACGAAGTTGATGAAGAGTACGAAGTTGACATTCCGAATGATGATGAGCGGGATTATGAAGGGGACACGGTGTGA
- a CDS encoding DNA cytosine methyltransferase, with translation MHNHRFRGGGTHVYHWDEPRALTNRERARLQTFPDSYVFHGNKESVRKQIGMAVPVRGAQIIFSAILKTFAGEDYPYVEPSF, from the coding sequence ATACACAATCACCGGTTCCGGGGCGGCGGTACGCATGTTTACCATTGGGATGAGCCACGCGCCCTCACAAATCGGGAGCGCGCACGACTCCAGACTTTCCCTGACTCATATGTCTTTCACGGCAATAAAGAATCTGTTCGCAAGCAGATTGGGATGGCAGTCCCCGTTCGAGGTGCACAGATAATCTTCTCCGCAATCCTGAAGACTTTCGCCGGCGAAGATTACCCCTACGTGGAGCCTTCATTTTGA
- a CDS encoding LacI family DNA-binding transcriptional regulator: protein MTKKIRLADVAAVAGVSTATVSRVLNAKSTVATGTKQLVLQALDELGYERPDALRDRSDDRVGIVAPDLNTPSAPEYIQELVDQLSLRDYAPILLTHSSAGGTEKYLQMLVKQNVSGVIFLSGVANESDYDVRRYLDEDERQIPYVTINGRNPNIGVPDFSSDDVGAVKDSVRHLYHSGHRSIGLITGPERFRPAQDMAMGYRQAMMEMCPDTDQTVLHSHYSVESGGRATDTMLDLGVTGIICGSDLLVLGAIRQIRQRGLRVPEDVSVVGYDDSPLMAFTDPPLTSNRQPVRQISSAAVNTLVDLMKGGNPPRVPFTFRSELITRESSGAAPNQSQF from the coding sequence ATGACGAAGAAGATTCGGCTGGCTGACGTTGCTGCCGTGGCCGGTGTATCGACCGCAACGGTATCGCGAGTTCTCAACGCAAAATCAACGGTTGCAACGGGCACCAAGCAGTTGGTTCTTCAGGCTCTTGACGAGCTAGGCTATGAGCGACCGGATGCTCTGCGTGACCGTAGCGATGACAGGGTCGGCATTGTTGCCCCCGATCTCAACACCCCCAGTGCCCCCGAGTACATTCAGGAGCTGGTCGATCAGCTGAGTCTGCGGGACTACGCCCCGATCCTTCTCACCCACTCCTCGGCTGGCGGGACGGAGAAGTATCTGCAGATGTTGGTCAAGCAGAACGTCTCGGGAGTTATTTTCCTGTCGGGTGTCGCCAACGAGTCTGATTACGATGTTCGCCGCTACTTGGACGAGGACGAGCGCCAGATCCCCTACGTGACGATCAATGGCCGCAACCCCAACATTGGGGTCCCGGACTTTTCCTCCGACGACGTTGGAGCGGTGAAGGATTCGGTTCGCCATCTCTACCATTCGGGCCACCGGTCGATCGGCTTGATCACGGGACCGGAACGGTTCCGCCCCGCCCAGGACATGGCGATGGGCTACCGTCAGGCGATGATGGAGATGTGCCCCGACACGGACCAGACTGTTCTGCACTCCCACTACTCGGTCGAGAGCGGTGGCCGAGCAACAGACACCATGCTCGACCTTGGCGTCACCGGCATTATCTGCGGCTCCGACCTTCTCGTTCTCGGGGCGATCCGTCAGATCCGCCAACGGGGCCTTCGCGTCCCCGAGGATGTCTCGGTCGTTGGCTACGACGACTCTCCCCTGATGGCATTCACGGATCCGCCGCTGACCAGCAACCGTCAGCCCGTCCGTCAAATCTCATCCGCCGCAGTTAATACCCTGGTGGACTTGATGAAGGGCGGCAACCCGCCGCGGGTTCCCTTCACCTTCCGGTCGGAGCTCATCACCCGCGAGTCCTCCGGGGCCGCACCCAACCAGTCGCAGTTCTAG
- a CDS encoding tetratricopeptide repeat protein: MSEPLNIRGAVDLSALAPAKEQERMKAQTTNENGEQVIPGPFVRDVTMESVQSFLELSLHVPLVVVFTSPRSEGSLALAKTLESQILSRGGAIGLGLVEADSSPEIAQAFQVQAVPTTLAVLGGNPVPLFQGTMDDADVAKALDSVLQAAEQLSVHGRLDGDEDGSLPEPELPPHVKEANEALSAGDFDKAHAAYTKALKENPGDEVAKVELARVELLQRVQGYDVQSIMSTAKDADLTDVDLHLQASDIEVAASRPESAFGRLLAVIRATSGDDREKARERIVALFNIVGIHDPLVTEVRKQLASALM, from the coding sequence TTGAGTGAGCCACTGAATATCCGTGGAGCAGTCGACCTGTCGGCGCTCGCCCCCGCCAAAGAGCAGGAGCGCATGAAGGCGCAGACAACGAACGAGAACGGCGAGCAGGTGATTCCGGGACCGTTCGTGCGCGACGTGACAATGGAGAGCGTGCAGTCGTTCCTCGAGCTGTCACTCCACGTGCCGCTCGTCGTGGTCTTCACTTCGCCCCGCTCCGAAGGTTCCCTGGCACTAGCCAAGACCCTCGAGTCGCAGATTCTGTCCCGCGGCGGCGCAATCGGCCTTGGCCTTGTCGAGGCCGACTCCTCCCCGGAGATCGCCCAGGCCTTCCAGGTTCAGGCGGTCCCCACGACCCTTGCCGTCCTCGGCGGCAACCCCGTCCCGCTCTTCCAGGGCACCATGGACGATGCTGACGTTGCCAAGGCGCTCGACAGCGTCCTCCAGGCCGCCGAGCAGCTGAGCGTGCACGGGAGGCTCGACGGAGATGAGGACGGTAGCCTGCCGGAACCGGAGCTCCCGCCCCACGTCAAGGAAGCAAACGAGGCGCTCTCCGCCGGTGACTTTGACAAGGCCCACGCCGCCTACACAAAGGCACTCAAGGAGAACCCGGGCGACGAGGTAGCGAAGGTCGAACTGGCACGCGTTGAGCTTCTTCAGCGCGTCCAGGGATACGACGTTCAGTCCATCATGTCGACCGCGAAGGATGCTGACCTCACCGACGTTGATTTGCATCTGCAGGCCTCCGACATTGAGGTTGCTGCCAGCCGCCCCGAGTCGGCCTTCGGTCGTCTGCTCGCAGTCATCCGAGCGACCTCGGGCGATGATCGTGAGAAGGCACGCGAACGGATCGTCGCCCTGTTCAACATTGTTGGCATCCACGACCCGCTCGTCACCGAGGTCCGCAAGCAGCTCGCCAGCGCACTCATGTAG